From the genome of Xylocopilactobacillus apis:
AAATTTATTTTACTTTTTTACAGTTTGTTTTTTGTATTTAAGGTTGATGCCAAACCAACATCAATGATTTTAATTGTTGGAAGTTTTTTAATTACATTTTTGGTATTTCCTATTTTCATTAAATTTTTAAAGAAAAGCAAAGATGTTCAGCAAATAAAAGAAGATGGCCCCACTTGGCATGAAAAAAAAGCAGGTACCCCTACAATGGGGGGCTTTTATTTATATCCATTACAATATTGGCAACATTTTGTTTCATTATTTATAACTTTGTTATAAATAAGTCGTCATTAAATCAACTAAAAGGAGTAATCAGTTTACTATTTGTTATCATTGGATTTGGAGCAATTGGCTTTATTGATGATTTCAAAAAAATATCACTTAAACAAAATTTAGGATTAAGGGCAAGAGATAAATTTGCTTTACAATTATTAGTTGGTCTTATCTATCTTGTCATAACTCCGATTCAACCTTGGCGTAGTTTTCATGGATTAATGTTAATCGCTGGAAGTTTTATTTTTTGTTGGATTTGGATCGTTGGATTTTCAAATGCCGTAAATTTAACAGATGGGATTGATGGATTAGCCGGTGGGACCTCTTTAATTGTTCTTTCCTTTTACATCTTATTGGCAATTGTTAAAAATAATTATCCCGTTTTAGTTGTTGCTTCAGCACTTTTTGGAACAATTATAGCTTTTCTTTATTTTAACTTTAAACCAGCCAAAATTTTTATGGGTGATTTGGGTTCTTTATCAATTGGAGCTTTTTTGGCGGCAGCTTCAATTCAACTTGGATCTGTATGGTCTTTATTAATGTTAGGTCTAGTTTTTGTTATTGAGACAATGTCTGATATCCTACAAGTAAGTTATCATCATTTGACGGGAAAAAGAATTTTTAAAATGGCACCATTACACCATCATTTAGAATTGTCCGGGTGGTCAGAAGAAAAGATTAACTATACTAGTTATATTTTAACCATTATACTAGGCCTCTTTTATATTGTTTTATTGATTAAGGGTTGATAAATGTTAGAAAAAAGTATGGATTTTAAAAACAAAAATATCTTAGTTTTAGGTCTTGGAATAAGTGGATTAGGCGCAGTTGATTTACTAAATAAATTAGATGCCAATGTTTTTGTTCATGATGATCGAAATAGTAAACAAGTTAACGGTCAAAGTGTTAATATTTCTTCACTTGCTGAAATGGAAAGCAAACATTTTACGGCAATAATTAAAAGTCCAGGGATTCCTTTAGAAAATTGGTATG
Proteins encoded in this window:
- the mraY gene encoding phospho-N-acetylmuramoyl-pentapeptide-transferase produces the protein MATFCFIIYNFVINKSSLNQLKGVISLLFVIIGFGAIGFIDDFKKISLKQNLGLRARDKFALQLLVGLIYLVITPIQPWRSFHGLMLIAGSFIFCWIWIVGFSNAVNLTDGIDGLAGGTSLIVLSFYILLAIVKNNYPVLVVASALFGTIIAFLYFNFKPAKIFMGDLGSLSIGAFLAAASIQLGSVWSLLMLGLVFVIETMSDILQVSYHHLTGKRIFKMAPLHHHLELSGWSEEKINYTSYILTIILGLFYIVLLIKG